From the genome of Geoglobus ahangari, one region includes:
- a CDS encoding thiamine pyrophosphate-dependent enzyme, with translation MILPGNAACHGCPISLAFRAVEEIENPVLVIPAGCSTVIAGMHPNHALRCPVVHVPFASTTAVACGLSESYRRRGIRGNVVAWMGDGAADIGFSTLSASAARNDDIMVVVVDNEAYMNTGTQSSLSTPAGAYTTTTPAGKDTGRRDLALLMLMHHAPYVATASVGYIRDLRRKFRRASGIEGFRFIHVHSPCPPGWRFDSSLTVDVARMAVESLAWVLWEYDGVLRISDISRRSSVSRRSLREYLLVQGRFSGVDDAMIERLEREVLENWKLLQSLETVLR, from the coding sequence ATGATCCTTCCCGGCAATGCGGCATGTCATGGCTGTCCAATCTCCCTCGCTTTCAGGGCGGTTGAGGAGATCGAGAACCCCGTCCTCGTGATCCCGGCAGGCTGCTCCACGGTGATAGCGGGAATGCATCCAAACCACGCACTCAGGTGTCCGGTGGTTCACGTTCCGTTCGCATCCACCACCGCAGTCGCATGCGGACTGAGCGAGTCGTACAGGAGGAGAGGGATCAGGGGCAACGTGGTCGCGTGGATGGGGGATGGTGCGGCCGACATAGGCTTCTCGACCCTCAGCGCGTCAGCTGCGAGGAACGACGACATCATGGTTGTTGTGGTGGATAATGAGGCGTACATGAACACCGGAACCCAGTCGAGCCTCTCAACTCCTGCTGGAGCGTACACGACAACAACCCCTGCCGGAAAGGACACTGGGAGGAGAGATCTGGCTCTGTTGATGCTGATGCACCACGCTCCTTACGTTGCCACGGCGAGCGTTGGATACATCAGAGACCTCAGGAGGAAGTTCAGGAGGGCGAGCGGGATTGAGGGCTTCAGGTTCATTCACGTCCACTCTCCATGCCCGCCGGGCTGGAGGTTCGACAGCAGCCTTACAGTCGATGTTGCAAGAATGGCCGTTGAGAGCCTTGCGTGGGTTCTGTGGGAGTACGATGGGGTGCTGAGGATATCGGACATAAGCAGGAGAAGCTCGGTCAGCAGGAGGAGCCTGAGGGAGTACCTGCTCGTGCAGGGAAGGTTCAGCGGGGTCGATGATGCAATGATCGAGAGGCTTGAAAGGGAAGTTCTCGAGAACTGGAAGCTTCTCCAAAGCCTCGAAACTGTTCTGCGCTGA
- a CDS encoding pyruvate ferredoxin oxidoreductase, translated as MQQSVRDRGNKDGEGEVKLLTGNYAVAEAVKIAKPEIIAAYPITPQTPVVEKLSEMIERGELNAKMINVESEHSAMAVVFGAIAGGSRAFTATSSHGLAYMYEMCWWVAGSRLPLVMAVPTRSIGAPWNIHADHSDVMLLRDAGWIIAMAENAQEAFDLTLQGFMVSEEVNIPYAIGYDAFQVSHAVEPVVVRDVEIPERRQAYSVTPDTVIGLNAVTTTARHYARKDLMVDLENSRKVIERVGREYPEEYGFYEEYRTDGADYVVVLTGAWAGDAKEAVDQLRSEGVRVGLVKLRYIRPFPYEDLRKMDGEFMVIDRASSGNRGILGIEVSSVRDVAANVIAGLGGIELTQDDFYGLIKRFAEGRLSGVVWYP; from the coding sequence ATGCAGCAGAGTGTGCGTGACAGGGGCAATAAGGATGGAGAGGGAGAGGTGAAGCTCCTAACTGGCAACTACGCGGTTGCCGAGGCTGTGAAGATCGCGAAGCCCGAAATAATCGCAGCCTATCCCATAACCCCCCAGACCCCTGTGGTGGAGAAGCTGTCAGAGATGATAGAGCGAGGGGAGCTGAATGCAAAAATGATCAACGTCGAGTCGGAGCACTCGGCGATGGCAGTCGTCTTCGGGGCAATAGCGGGCGGTTCGAGGGCTTTCACGGCAACATCAAGCCACGGTCTTGCCTACATGTACGAGATGTGCTGGTGGGTAGCGGGATCAAGGCTGCCCCTCGTCATGGCGGTTCCGACGAGATCCATAGGCGCGCCGTGGAACATTCACGCAGACCACTCAGACGTCATGCTTCTGAGAGATGCGGGCTGGATAATCGCGATGGCCGAGAACGCGCAGGAGGCATTCGACCTCACCCTGCAGGGGTTCATGGTTAGCGAGGAGGTTAACATCCCCTACGCGATCGGATATGACGCGTTTCAGGTCAGCCACGCGGTCGAGCCGGTTGTTGTCAGGGACGTTGAGATCCCGGAGAGGAGGCAGGCATACTCCGTGACTCCCGACACCGTGATCGGCCTGAACGCTGTCACGACAACGGCGAGGCATTACGCGAGGAAGGATCTGATGGTGGATCTGGAGAACTCGAGGAAGGTGATAGAGAGGGTGGGCAGGGAGTATCCGGAGGAGTACGGGTTCTACGAGGAGTACCGGACTGACGGGGCCGACTACGTGGTTGTACTCACGGGCGCTTGGGCAGGGGATGCGAAGGAGGCAGTGGATCAGCTCAGGAGCGAGGGAGTTAGGGTGGGGCTCGTGAAGCTTAGGTACATCCGCCCCTTCCCGTACGAGGATCTCAGGAAGATGGATGGAGAGTTCATGGTGATCGACAGGGCGTCGAGCGGAAACAGGGGAATTCTGGGAATCGAGGTGTCGAGCGTGAGGGATGTTGCGGCAAACGTCATCGCCGGGCTTGGGGGGATAGAGCTGACGCAGGACGACTTCTACGGGCTCATAAAGAGGTTTGCTGAAGGCAGGCTATCAGGGGTGGTGTGGTATCCATGA
- a CDS encoding 4Fe-4S binding protein: MRLDVLFSNPTKGSAGKTGEWRVFRPVVDQSLCVLCMSCYDYCPENVVEVGDEVVIDYDYCKGCGICSRVCVTGAIRMERER; this comes from the coding sequence ATGAGGCTCGATGTTCTGTTCTCAAATCCAACCAAGGGATCTGCCGGAAAGACGGGAGAGTGGAGGGTGTTCAGGCCTGTGGTTGATCAGTCCCTCTGCGTGCTGTGCATGAGCTGTTACGACTACTGCCCGGAGAACGTTGTTGAGGTTGGAGATGAGGTTGTAATCGATTATGATTACTGCAAGGGTTGTGGAATATGCAGCAGAGTGTGCGTGACAGGGGCAATAAGGATGGAGAGGGAGAGGTGA
- a CDS encoding 2-oxoacid:acceptor oxidoreductase family protein, giving the protein MREVVIYCRGGQGGITSARILARAALAEGYYSQAMPQFGAERRGASVQAYLRISETPIRKRSRITSPDTIAIFDRSLRVESDAFKIINSENGEPNSIAVDASAIAVRLGLIVSGWPVVNTAMSGAMARHLGISLSSLEDAISQEVGVKVEENIEAARIAYRMVR; this is encoded by the coding sequence ATGAGGGAGGTAGTCATATACTGCAGGGGCGGTCAGGGCGGGATAACCTCGGCGAGGATTCTCGCCAGAGCGGCCTTGGCCGAGGGGTACTACTCGCAGGCCATGCCCCAGTTCGGGGCGGAGAGGAGAGGGGCGAGCGTTCAGGCGTACCTCAGGATCTCAGAGACTCCAATCAGAAAGAGGTCGAGGATAACCTCTCCGGACACAATCGCGATATTCGACAGGAGCCTGAGGGTTGAGTCAGATGCGTTCAAGATAATCAACTCTGAAAACGGCGAGCCAAACTCAATCGCGGTTGATGCAAGCGCCATAGCCGTGAGGCTCGGACTCATAGTCTCAGGGTGGCCTGTGGTCAACACGGCCATGAGCGGGGCGATGGCAAGGCACCTTGGCATATCCCTCTCAAGCCTGGAGGACGCCATATCTCAGGAGGTCGGCGTGAAGGTTGAGGAGAACATTGAAGCTGCAAGAATCGCGTACAGGATGGTAAGATGA
- a CDS encoding DUF373 family protein has product MKLIVVIDRDDDLGRKAGVQSPVIGREECLKAANRLGIADPEDSDLNTIFGAIRIYDELREKGEDVEIVIVAGDENVGVISDSKIAEQMDFLKRTTNAESVVLVTDGSEDEFVIPIISSRFRIDGINRIIVKQSKTIESTYYLFKKMFEDPKIAKSTLVPAGTILLIFSIFMLLGLTEVGYGTVILFAGVYLLLKAYGMDDAIEEYFSSIKKSLLEGRFSFITYIISLILVIVGIIQGINSFWKLLNQPVAVGAIFLITSFVYGSLWWFISGGISIIIGKILDAFIERKPMARYVSMIFLLIAAGLIIWGGSVYIISSTEVYSHLREDAMYYFLMAMFGGFLSGLIGVVPLRYLRPKEA; this is encoded by the coding sequence ATGAAGCTGATCGTTGTTATCGACAGAGATGACGACCTCGGGAGGAAGGCTGGCGTTCAGTCCCCTGTTATAGGTAGGGAGGAGTGTCTGAAAGCTGCAAACAGGCTTGGAATCGCAGATCCGGAGGACAGCGACCTGAACACGATATTCGGGGCCATCAGGATATACGACGAGCTCAGGGAGAAGGGAGAGGATGTTGAGATCGTCATAGTTGCTGGAGACGAGAACGTTGGCGTTATCTCCGACTCCAAGATCGCGGAGCAGATGGACTTTCTGAAAAGGACGACAAATGCTGAGAGCGTAGTTCTCGTCACTGACGGGAGTGAGGACGAGTTCGTCATCCCGATCATCTCGTCAAGGTTCAGGATAGACGGAATAAACAGGATAATAGTCAAGCAGAGCAAGACAATCGAGAGCACCTACTACTTATTCAAGAAGATGTTCGAGGATCCGAAGATAGCCAAGTCCACTCTCGTGCCTGCTGGCACAATACTCCTGATATTCTCCATATTCATGCTCCTCGGGCTTACTGAGGTCGGATACGGAACGGTAATCCTGTTCGCCGGAGTCTACCTCCTCCTGAAGGCCTATGGCATGGACGATGCGATTGAGGAGTACTTCTCAAGCATAAAGAAGTCGCTCCTCGAGGGCAGGTTCTCGTTCATAACCTACATAATCTCCCTCATACTCGTCATAGTCGGGATAATTCAGGGGATAAACAGCTTCTGGAAGCTCCTGAACCAGCCAGTGGCGGTTGGAGCCATCTTCCTCATCACGTCCTTCGTTTACGGGAGCCTGTGGTGGTTCATCTCTGGCGGGATCAGCATAATAATAGGGAAGATACTCGACGCGTTCATAGAGCGGAAGCCGATGGCAAGATATGTTTCAATGATCTTCCTGCTCATAGCCGCGGGCCTGATAATATGGGGTGGCTCGGTCTACATAATCTCCTCAACAGAGGTCTACTCCCACCTGAGGGAGGACGCGATGTACTACTTCCTGATGGCCATGTTCGGAGGCTTCCTTTCAGGCCTGATCGGTGTCGTTCCCCTCAGATACCTCAGGCCCAAGGAGGCCTAA
- a CDS encoding TIGR00269 family protein gives MKCSRCSREAVYFQRHSGRHLCRKHFVEDFIRRVKRNIRKYRMITRNERIAIAMSGGKDSVVLAHVLKSLYGDRRDIELVAITVDEGIANYRPPTVETAKEVCRELDIEHHIVSFRDEIGLELDEMVEKGERNACAYCGVFRKYLLNRTARELGANKLATGHNLDDETQTILLNFLQSDVERLARLIPSRVQEGLVLRIKPLREIYEKEVVLYALLHNLPVSLDECPYSRTPVRAVVRDFLYDFENRYPGRKFSVLRSFETLIPCLREMYPQIDLRRCEVCGEPTPKRVCQACELKAELGLLGPEVSEGNDTDQA, from the coding sequence GTGAAGTGCTCCCGCTGCAGCAGAGAGGCCGTGTATTTCCAGCGGCACTCCGGAAGACACCTTTGCAGGAAACACTTCGTAGAGGACTTCATCAGGAGGGTTAAGAGGAACATCAGGAAGTACAGGATGATAACGAGGAATGAGAGGATAGCCATAGCCATGAGCGGAGGCAAGGACAGCGTTGTTCTCGCCCACGTTCTGAAGAGCCTTTACGGCGACAGGAGGGACATCGAGCTTGTGGCAATAACAGTGGACGAGGGGATAGCCAACTACCGTCCTCCGACGGTTGAGACCGCTAAGGAGGTCTGCAGGGAGCTTGACATAGAGCATCACATCGTCTCTTTCAGGGACGAGATCGGGCTCGAGCTGGACGAGATGGTTGAAAAGGGAGAAAGAAACGCCTGCGCTTACTGCGGGGTGTTCAGGAAGTACCTGCTGAACAGGACTGCGAGGGAGCTCGGGGCCAACAAGCTCGCCACCGGCCACAACCTCGACGATGAGACCCAGACGATCCTCCTGAACTTTCTGCAGTCGGACGTAGAGCGGCTTGCGAGGCTCATACCATCGAGGGTTCAGGAGGGGCTTGTGCTGAGGATAAAACCCCTCAGGGAGATCTACGAGAAGGAGGTGGTTCTTTACGCCCTCCTCCACAACCTCCCGGTCTCCCTCGACGAGTGCCCTTACAGCAGAACACCTGTCAGGGCTGTTGTCAGGGACTTCCTCTACGACTTCGAGAACAGGTACCCGGGAAGAAAGTTCTCTGTTCTCAGGAGCTTCGAGACCCTGATCCCCTGTCTGAGGGAGATGTATCCGCAGATAGACCTCAGAAGGTGTGAGGTGTGCGGTGAGCCAACCCCAAAGCGGGTGTGTCAGGCGTGCGAGCTGAAGGCCGAGTTAGGCCTCCTTGGGCCTGAGGTATCTGAGGGGAACGACACCGATCAGGCCTGA
- a CDS encoding serine/threonine-protein kinase RIO2, with product MQDIVEVYSALSRKDECIMNAIFENMWDFEYVPVHVFIRECGMSEEKVEGLLRRLAGLRLVENKYTEYLGASFTFKGLSVFSLKRLVRRNVIDMLGKIMGEGKESVVFNALSERHGEVVVKFHRVGYPSFKKVKEKRDYGTLHYTVLTIRSAKREFQALKRLYGYASVPRPIAWEGNAVVTELVDARELNKVRLEEPEHVLELIIEEIRKMYERGVVHGDLSQFNILVSEEGLWIIDFPQSVDVGDEVAEEYLERDVSNVITYFERAYGVKKDLNEVLRYVKGEA from the coding sequence GTGCAGGACATCGTCGAGGTTTACAGCGCACTCAGCAGGAAGGATGAGTGCATAATGAACGCGATTTTCGAGAACATGTGGGACTTCGAGTACGTGCCGGTGCACGTGTTCATAAGGGAGTGTGGGATGTCTGAGGAGAAGGTCGAGGGACTGCTCAGGAGGCTTGCAGGGCTGAGGCTCGTGGAGAACAAGTACACCGAGTATCTGGGTGCGAGCTTCACGTTCAAGGGGCTCTCGGTTTTCTCGCTGAAGAGGCTCGTGAGAAGGAACGTAATAGACATGCTGGGAAAGATCATGGGCGAGGGGAAGGAGAGTGTGGTGTTCAACGCCCTCTCGGAAAGGCATGGGGAGGTCGTTGTGAAGTTCCACAGAGTGGGCTACCCGAGCTTCAAGAAGGTCAAGGAGAAGAGGGACTACGGGACGTTGCACTACACAGTCCTGACCATCAGATCCGCCAAGAGGGAGTTCCAGGCCCTGAAGAGGCTGTATGGATATGCGAGCGTTCCGAGGCCAATTGCGTGGGAGGGCAACGCTGTTGTGACGGAGCTTGTTGATGCGAGGGAGCTGAACAAGGTGAGACTCGAGGAGCCGGAGCATGTGCTCGAGCTGATAATCGAGGAGATCAGGAAGATGTATGAGAGGGGGGTTGTGCACGGAGACCTGAGCCAGTTCAACATACTCGTCAGCGAGGAGGGGCTGTGGATCATAGACTTCCCCCAGTCTGTGGATGTCGGGGACGAGGTGGCGGAGGAGTATCTTGAGAGGGACGTCTCCAATGTCATAACCTACTTCGAGAGAGCTTACGGGGTGAAAAAAGATTTAAATGAGGTTCTGAGATACGTAAAAGGAGAGGCATGA